One segment of Carya illinoinensis cultivar Pawnee chromosome 1, C.illinoinensisPawnee_v1, whole genome shotgun sequence DNA contains the following:
- the LOC122304698 gene encoding subtilisin-like protease SBT1.7 yields the protein MKTTFKKITTQVIVALLGLCHVFAVAVEKSSDAQRSTYIVHMAKSEMPASFEHHSHWYDSSLKSVSDTAEMIYTYENVIHGFSTRLTAEEALLLGSQPGILSVLPELTYELHTTRTPEFLGLEKSDSMIPEANLASEVVVGVLDTGVWPESKSFDDSGFGPVPSSWKGACETGTNFTSSNCNRKLIGARYFSKGYEAALGPIDESKESRSPRDDDGHGTHTSTTAAGSLVEEANLFGYAPGTARGMATHARVAAYKVCWIGGCFSSDILAAMDKAIEDNVNVLSMSLGGGMSDYFKDSVAIGAFSAMEKGILVSCSAGNAGPTPSSLSNQAPWITTVGAGTLDRDFPAYVSLGNGKNYSGVSLYRGNSLPETLTPFIYAGNASNSTSGNLCMMGTLAPEKVAGKIVLCDRGVNARVQKGAVVKAAGGAGMVLANTATNGEELVADAHLLPATSVGERSGNAIKNYLFSDPKPTVTILFEGTKIGIQPSPVIAAFSSRGPNSITPEILKPDIIAPGVNILAGWSGRVGPTGLSIDTRRVAFNIISGTSMSCPHVSGLAALVKAAHLDWSPAAIRSALMTTAYTAYKKNGQSLLDVSTGKPATPYDYGAGHVNPIAALNPGLVYDLAAEDYLNFVCALNYTESQINSLARRKFTCDTSKKYSLNDFNYPSFSVVFSSGRSSVVKHTRTLTNVGSPGTYKVSATSDNPSVKISVEPDSLNFSETNEKKVYAVTFTATGSSSSTDSFGRLEWTDGKHTVASPIAITWSING from the coding sequence ATGAAGACGACGTTTAAGAAAATCACTACTCAGGTGATTGTTGCACTTCTGGGTTTATGTCACGTTTTCGCGGTAGCTGTAGAGAAGAGTTCCGATGCACAGAGATCGACATACATTGTTCACATGGCCAAATCCGAAATGCCGGCGAGTTTCGAGCACCACTCGCACTGGTACGACTCGTCACTCAAATCGGTGTCTGACACAGCCGAAATGATATACACCTACGAAAATGTAATACACGGCTTCTCCACAAGACTAACGGCCGAGGAAGCCCTTTTGCTCGGAAGCCAACCCGGAATTCTGTCCGTGTTGCCTGAGTTGACATACGAGCTTCACACGACTCGGACCCCTGAGTTCCTTGGGCTCGAGAAAAGCGACAGTATGATCCCTGAAGCCAACTTAGCGAGTGAGGTCGTTGTCGGAGTCTTAGACACCGGTGTTTGGCCTGAGAGCAAGAGCTTCGACGACAGCGGGTTCGGACCCGTACCAAGTAGCTGGAAAGGCGCGTGCGAAACGGGTACCAATTTCACCTCCTCGAACTGCAATCGAAAATTAATCGGCGCAAGGTACTTCTCTAAAGGCTACGAGGCAGCACTAGGTCCTATCGATGAAAGCAAGGAGTCCAGATCTCCCAGAGACGACGACGGCCATGGCACTCATACTTCAACCACGGCAGCCGGGTCGTTAGTGGAAGAAGCAAACCTATTCGGTTACGCGCCAGGGACGGCGCGAGGGATGGCCACGCATGCGAGAGTCGCTGCATACAAGGTCTGCTGGATTGGAGGCTGTTTTAGCTCCGATATCTTAGCCGCCATGGACAAGGCCATTGAAGACAATGTGAACGTCCTCTCCATGTCGCTCGGTGGTGGCATGTCAGATTATTTCAAAGACAGTGTCGCAATCGGAGCATTTTCGGCAATGGAGAAGGGAATCCTTGTCTCTTGCTCTGCCGGAAACGCGGGTCCCACTCCATCCAGTCTATCCAACCAGGCGCCGTGGATCACAACCGTAGGAGCTGGAACTCTGGATCGCGATTTCCCGGCATACGTCAGCCTCGGTAACGGCAAAAATTATTCCGGCGTTTCGCTCTACCGAGGAAACTCTTTGCCCGAGACTTTAACACCGTTTATATACGCTGGTAACGCGAGCAATTCTACCAGCGGTAACTTGTGCATGATGGGTACGTTGGCACCCGAAAAAGTCGCGGGCAAGATCGTGTTATGTGACCGAGGCGTGAACGCCAGGGTTCAGAAAGGAGCTGTGGTGAAAGCAGCAGGTGGCGCCGGCATGGTCTTGGCCAACACCGCCACGAACGGAGAAGAATTGGTCGCTGATGCTCATCTTTTGCCGGCGACTTCGGTGGGTGAGAGGTCCGGCAACGCAATAAAAAATTACCTCTTTTCGGATCCTAAACCAACGGTGACGATTCTGTTTGAAGGAACCAAGATTGGGATTCAGCCTTCTCCGGTGATCGCAGCATTTAGTTCGAGGGGGCCAAATTCGATCACGCCGGAGATACTGAAGCCGGACATCATCGCACCGGGTGTCAACATCTTAGCAGGATGGTCCGGAAGGGTGGGCCCAACTGGTTTGTCCATTGATACCAGACGTGTGGCGTTCAACATTATCTCAGGCACATCAATGTCTTGCCCACACGTGAGTGGACTCGCGGCGCTTGTCAAGGCGGCTCACCTGGACTGGAGCCCCGCGGCTATTCGGTCAGCCCTCATGACCACGGCGTACACGGCCTACAAGAAGAACGGCCAGAGCTTACTCGACGTTTCCACCGGAAAGCCGGCCACACCGTACGATTACGGCGCCGGCCACGTGAATCCGATAGCAGCTCTCAATCCAGGACTCGTCTACGATCTGGCGGCGGAGGATTACCTAAACTTCGTCTGTGCCTTGAATTACACCGAGTCCCAGATCAACAGTCTAGCGAGGAGGAAATTCACATGCGACACCAGTAAGAAATACAGTTTGAACGATTTTAATTACCCTTCTTTTAGTGTGGTTTTTAGCAGTGGCCGGTCGAGCGTGGTCAAGCACACGCGAACTCTTACGAATGTGGGCTCACCGGGGACGTATAAAGTGTCTGCAACTTCGGATAACCCCTCAGTTAAGATCAGCGTGGAGCCAGACTCGTTGAATTTCAGTGAAACCAACGAGAAGAAAGTCTATGCTGTGACATTCACTGCCACGGGTTCGTCGTCGAGTACGGATAGCTTCGGTCGTCTGGAGTGGACGGACGGGAAGCACACAGTGGCAAGTCCTATAGCGATCACCTGGAGTATTAATGGTTAA
- the LOC122304692 gene encoding protein CONSERVED IN THE GREEN LINEAGE AND DIATOMS 27, chloroplastic has product MIRVNVYCSLIPSSSQVKLGSSYGSWTIQYHRAWRRCQGTSVKALKDEKDGETSGFPSRNWNPGLEIEVPFEQRPVNEYSSLKDGILYSWGELDPGPFFLRLGGLWLGAFTSLGVPIAAASFNPSREPLRFVLAAGTGTLFLVSLIVLRIYLGWSYVGDRLLSAVIPYEESGWYDGQMWVKPPEILARDRLLGSYKVKPVIKKLKQTLVGTGALLVTAVFIFIFATPVEDFFQTTFGTKENPSDILSSKISTKFNLRKEELLKLPIEVMADDDLAAAAAEAADGRPVYCRDRFYRALAGGQYCKWEDLVK; this is encoded by the exons ATGATCAGGGTAAACGTGTATTGCTCTCTGATTCCCAGTTCAAGCCAAGTCAAGCTTGGAAGCAGCTACGGTTCATGGACCATTCAGTATCACAGGGCTTGGAGACGTTGTCAAGGGACTTCCGTCAAGGCcttgaaagatgaaaaagatGGGGAAACAAGTGGATTCCCAAGTCGGAACTGGAATCCCGGACTGGAAATTGAGGTTCCTTTCGAGCAAAGGCCG GTGAATGAGTACTCCTCTCTAAAAGATGGAATCCTATATTCATGGGGTGAACTTGATCCCGGGCCCTTTTTCCTTCGTCTTGGAGGCCTCTGGTTAGGAGCTTTCACATCTCTGGGAGTGCCAATTGCAGCTGCAAGCTTTAATCCTTCAAGG GAACCTCTAAGATTTGTGCTAGCTGCTGGAACAGGAACTCTTTTTCTTGTGTCATTAATTGTCTTAAGAATTTACTtg GGATGGAGTTATGTTGGTGATAGACTTCTATCGGCAGTGATACCTTATGAAGAGAGTGGATGGTATGATGGGCAAATGTGGGTAAAGCCGCCTGAG ATCCTGGCCCGGGATAGATTGTTGGGATCTTACAAG GTGAAGCCAGTTATCAAGAAGCTAAAACAGACACTAGTTGGAACTGGGGCGTTACTTGTTACAgcagtttttattttcatctttgcTACACCAGTGGAGGATTTCTTTCAAACCACCTTTGGCACAAAAGAAAACCCATCAGACATTCTATCTTCAAAGATCAGCACAAAGTTCAATTTAAG AAAAGAGGAGCTGCTTAAATTGCCCATCGAGGTGATGGCTGATGATGATTTAGCAGCTGCAGCAGCTGAGGCTGCAGATGGAAGACCTGTCTACTGCAGAGATAGGTTTTATCGTGCATTAGCAGGTGGACAGTACTGCAAATGGGAGGATCTAGTTAAATAA
- the LOC122304685 gene encoding probable prolyl 4-hydroxylase 9, producing MMKGKSGKGYCNWCFAKTNKLGLPAVFLLCSFFFISGFFASTLLSLQDNSIGTTRSTLQESVNEGIEYNSLTPGETGDDSVTSIPFQILSWKPRALYFPGFATPEQCQGVIDMAEPNLRPSTVALRPGETEEDSKGIRTSSGVFISADQDKNGILDIIEEKIAKVTMLPRAHGEAFNILRYEIGQLYNSHYDVFDPAEYGPQKSQRIASFLLYLSNVEGGETMFPFENGYNMDETYDFKDCTGLKVKPRKGDGLLFYSMTPNLTIDATSLHGSCPVIKGVKWVATKWIRDQEQDD from the exons atgatgaaAGGCAAAAGCGGGAAAGGATATTGTAATTGGTGCTTTGCGAAGACGAACAAGCTAGGGTTACCGGCTGTCTTCCTCCTCtgctcattcttcttcatctccgGCTTCTTTGCCTCCACCCTCCTTTCTCTTCAG GATAATTCTATAGGTACGACGAGATCGACGCTGCAAGAATCGGTCAACGAGGGAATCGAATACAATTCGTTGACTCCTGGAGAGACCGGAGACGATTCTGTTACTTCAATTCCCTTTCAG ATCTTGAGCTGGAAACCGCGGGCACTATATTTTCCTGGTTTTGCTACACCAGAGCAATGCCAGGGAGTCATAGACATGGCAGAGCCAAATCTTAGACCGTCCACTGTGGCTTTACGACCAGGAGAAACAGAGGAAGACTCAAAGGGAATTAGAACAAG TTCTGGCGTGTTTATTAGTGCTGACCAAGACAAAAATGGTATTTTGGATATCATTGAGGAAAAAATTGCGAAGGTGACAATGCTTCCTAGGGCCCATGGAGAG GCATTCAACATCTTGCGCTATGAGATTGGGCAATTGTATAATTCTCACTATGATGTGTTCGATCCTGCCGAGTACGGCCCGCAGAAGAGCCAAAGG ATTGCTTCCTTCCTCTTGTATTTATCCAATGTTGAAGGAGGGGAAACCATGTTTCCATTTGAG AATGGCTATAACATGGATGAAACCTATGATTTTAAAGACTGTACAGGTTTGAAAGTGAAACCACGCAAAGGGGATGGACTTCTTTTCTATTCAATGACCCCGAATCTAACAATTGATGCG ACGTCACTTCATGGCAGCTGCCCTGTAATTAAAGGTGTAAAATGGGTGGCCACAAAGTGGATCAGGGATCAGGAACAAGATGATTAA